From a single Arachnia propionica genomic region:
- a CDS encoding beta-ketoacyl-[acyl-carrier-protein] synthase family protein, with product MTEVVITGFGAFTPLGVDAPSTWEAMLAGRSGVHTLPYDWAKPLPVTFAAEAAGDPTERLDRLAARRLDRSSQLAMVAGQEAWKDAGLGLGEDNSTDPDRLAVCVGTGIGGLHSLLGNWDVQKEKGLRRVSPFTIPMLMANAPAANLGLEFGAAAGVHAPVSACASSNEAISLGLDQIRLGRCDIAVVGGSEGVIHPLPINAFAQMQALSRRNDDPEHASRPWDTGRDGFVLGEGAVIIVIETLEHACARGARIYGTLAGAGISNDNHDMVQPEPTGRGQSTAMLKALQASDLQPSDIKHVNAHGTSTPQGDVTEANSIATALGSAVDECIVTSTKSMSGHLLGSAGALETFATVMALKTRTAPPTINIENLEPGLPIDIAVNEPRRLPDGDLAALNNSFGFGGSNVAVTVTNANITN from the coding sequence ATGACCGAGGTAGTAATCACCGGTTTTGGCGCATTCACCCCACTCGGAGTAGATGCGCCCAGTACCTGGGAGGCCATGCTCGCCGGCCGCTCTGGTGTGCACACTCTTCCCTACGACTGGGCGAAACCGCTGCCTGTGACCTTCGCCGCAGAGGCGGCTGGTGACCCGACCGAAAGGCTGGATCGCCTCGCTGCCCGCCGCCTCGACCGGAGTTCACAGCTCGCTATGGTCGCCGGCCAGGAAGCCTGGAAAGATGCAGGTCTGGGGCTCGGTGAAGATAATTCCACGGATCCGGATCGGCTCGCCGTGTGTGTGGGTACCGGTATCGGAGGCCTGCATTCTTTGCTCGGCAACTGGGATGTTCAGAAGGAGAAAGGACTGCGCCGGGTCTCCCCCTTCACCATTCCCATGCTTATGGCCAACGCACCTGCAGCAAACCTGGGACTGGAGTTCGGTGCAGCAGCCGGTGTCCACGCGCCCGTTAGCGCCTGCGCATCGTCAAATGAGGCCATTTCGCTGGGACTCGACCAAATCCGGCTGGGACGCTGCGACATCGCAGTCGTGGGGGGCTCGGAAGGTGTCATCCATCCGTTGCCTATCAATGCTTTCGCCCAGATGCAGGCCCTGAGCCGCCGCAATGACGACCCAGAACACGCCTCGCGCCCGTGGGACACCGGTCGCGACGGATTCGTCCTGGGGGAGGGAGCCGTGATCATAGTCATCGAAACTCTCGAGCACGCCTGCGCACGAGGGGCACGCATTTACGGCACTCTCGCCGGAGCCGGGATCAGCAACGACAACCACGACATGGTCCAGCCCGAGCCAACGGGGCGAGGTCAGTCAACTGCCATGCTCAAGGCCCTGCAGGCTTCGGATCTTCAGCCCAGCGACATCAAGCACGTCAATGCCCACGGCACTTCGACCCCACAGGGCGATGTCACTGAGGCAAACTCCATCGCAACCGCCCTCGGTTCTGCCGTGGACGAGTGCATCGTGACCTCCACGAAGTCGATGAGCGGCCACTTGCTCGGCAGTGCTGGCGCCTTGGAGACTTTTGCGACCGTGATGGCTCTCAAGACCCGAACCGCGCCGCCCACCATCAACATCGAGAACCTGGAGCCCGGTCTCCCCATCGACATCGCAGTGAACGAACCGCGCCGGCTCCCCGATGGGGATCTCGCGGCCCTGAACAACTCTTTCGGCTTCGGAGGTTCCAATGTCGCGGTGACCGTAACCAACGCTAACATCACCAACTGA
- a CDS encoding beta-ketoacyl-ACP synthase III: MTLIPSTGSRHARILSVGGYRGSRVVDNEEMCTIIDSTPEWIEQRTGIQERRWATDEETPLFMAVAAARKAMDRAGLDPSRIDGIICSTVSHFQQSPSLAVYVSHELGLSAGPVAFDISAACAGFCHGISIAESLVRSGAATHVLVIGVETLSHMVNMEDRTTAFLFSDGAGAAIIGPSDEPAIGPVVWGSDGSQALTIQIQDWTDVTNPEQRMPLISMDGRTVFRWATTYITDKALEAVKRAGITPSELDVFIPHQANNRITDSMLRYLKLPENVVVSRDIRQMGNSSAASIPLAMEALLESGEASSGQNALIIGFGAGLVFAGQVVVLP, translated from the coding sequence ATGACACTGATCCCCTCCACCGGCAGCCGCCACGCCCGCATTCTGAGTGTCGGCGGCTACCGTGGTTCGCGAGTCGTCGACAACGAGGAGATGTGCACCATCATCGATTCCACCCCTGAGTGGATCGAGCAACGCACCGGCATCCAGGAGCGTCGCTGGGCGACTGATGAGGAAACTCCCCTGTTCATGGCGGTGGCCGCAGCGCGCAAGGCCATGGATCGCGCCGGGCTGGACCCGTCCCGAATCGACGGGATCATCTGTTCCACCGTCTCCCATTTCCAACAGTCCCCCTCACTGGCCGTCTATGTTTCCCACGAACTCGGCCTGAGCGCCGGTCCAGTTGCCTTTGACATCTCGGCGGCGTGCGCCGGTTTCTGCCATGGAATCAGCATCGCCGAATCGCTCGTCCGATCCGGGGCAGCAACCCACGTTCTGGTGATCGGCGTCGAGACCCTGAGTCACATGGTCAACATGGAGGACCGCACCACCGCGTTCCTGTTCTCCGACGGAGCTGGGGCAGCTATCATCGGCCCGAGCGACGAACCCGCCATCGGGCCCGTCGTCTGGGGTTCCGACGGTTCCCAGGCCCTCACCATCCAGATCCAAGACTGGACCGATGTGACCAATCCGGAGCAACGGATGCCCCTGATCAGCATGGATGGGCGCACTGTGTTTCGTTGGGCCACCACGTACATCACCGACAAAGCTCTGGAAGCAGTCAAACGCGCTGGGATTACTCCCAGTGAATTGGACGTCTTCATTCCTCATCAGGCCAACAATCGAATCACTGATTCAATGTTGCGCTACCTGAAACTGCCCGAGAACGTGGTGGTGTCCCGCGACATCAGACAAATGGGCAACTCGTCAGCGGCATCTATTCCGCTGGCGATGGAAGCCCTGCTCGAATCGGGCGAGGCATCCTCCGGGCAGAACGCCCTGATCATCGGTTTCGGCGCCGGGCTCGTTTTCGCGGGCCAGGTCGTCGTCCTTCCATGA
- the aceE gene encoding pyruvate dehydrogenase (acetyl-transferring), homodimeric type: protein MSIQDQVGPILNGLPTNLPDTDPGETAEWLESLDGVIEHGGRNRARYVMLKLLERARELHVGVPSLTSTDYVNTIPADKEPAYPGDEELERQIRRLLRWNAAVTVHRAQRPGIGVGGHISTYASAATLYEVGMNHFFRGKDHPGGGDQVFFQGHASPGMYARAFLEGRLEEEDLDGFRQEHSHIVDGKVRALPSYPHPHQMQNFWEFPTVSMGIGPMNAIYQAQFNRYLQNRGIKDTSQQRVWAFLGDGEMDEPESRGLLQLAANEELDNLTFVINCNLQRLDGPVRGNGKIVQELEAFFRGAGWNVIKLIWGRGWDPLLAADSEGALVSLMNAITDGDYQTFKANNGAYVREHFFGRDARTAAMVKDWTDDQIWALTRGGHDFHKVYAAYKAAIEFTGAPTVILAHTIKGYFLGQHFAGRNATHQMKKMALDDLKAFRDRVHVPVSDAVLEADPYRPPYVRPGAEDPRMQYLQERRRALGGYVPERRGDRKFISLPGDKAYDSVRKGSGKQEVATTMAFVRLLKDLMRDKAFAPRVVPIIPDEARTFGIDAFFPTIKIYNPGGQKYTPVDADLFLSYREATNGQILHTGINEAGSMAAFTAAGTSYATHGEPMVPIYVFYSMFGFQRTGDAMWAAGDQLARGFVIGATAGRTTLTGEGTQHMDGHSPILASTNTAFAAYDPAYGYELAHIVRDGLRRMYGEKPENVMYYLTVYNEPYVQPAEPENVDVEGILKGMYLLRPGSFEGVGQDARRAQILASGVGVPWALEAQQLLKDDYGVIADVWSVTSWGELRREGLAHDKAKFNDPFGEHAPTWVESKLAGTQGPIVAVSDYMHAVPDLIRPWVPREYTTLGADGFGFSDTRAAARRHYNIDGPSIAVTVLQQLALKGEVSHEWPLEAAQRYRLDDVTAGTSGKTGDAE, encoded by the coding sequence GTGAGCATCCAGGACCAGGTCGGGCCAATCCTCAATGGCCTGCCGACGAACCTTCCGGACACAGATCCGGGGGAGACCGCCGAGTGGCTGGAGTCGCTCGACGGGGTGATCGAGCACGGTGGCCGCAACCGTGCCCGCTATGTCATGCTGAAGCTGTTGGAACGGGCGCGTGAGCTCCATGTCGGTGTTCCTTCGCTGACCAGTACCGACTACGTGAATACCATCCCGGCTGACAAGGAACCGGCCTACCCGGGGGACGAGGAACTAGAACGCCAGATCCGGCGGTTGCTGCGCTGGAATGCAGCCGTCACCGTGCACCGCGCCCAGCGTCCAGGCATCGGTGTCGGAGGGCATATCTCCACCTATGCTTCCGCTGCGACCCTCTACGAGGTGGGAATGAACCACTTCTTCCGAGGCAAGGACCACCCCGGCGGGGGCGACCAGGTGTTCTTCCAAGGGCACGCTTCTCCTGGCATGTACGCCCGGGCCTTCCTGGAAGGGCGTCTCGAGGAGGAGGACCTGGACGGGTTCCGTCAGGAACACAGCCACATCGTTGATGGAAAGGTGCGGGCCCTGCCCAGTTATCCGCACCCCCACCAGATGCAGAACTTCTGGGAGTTCCCGACGGTTTCCATGGGAATTGGCCCCATGAACGCTATCTATCAGGCGCAGTTCAACCGCTATCTGCAGAATCGTGGCATCAAAGACACCTCCCAGCAGCGTGTCTGGGCTTTCCTGGGTGACGGTGAGATGGACGAACCCGAGTCCCGTGGCCTGCTGCAGCTGGCGGCCAACGAGGAACTCGACAATTTGACCTTTGTGATCAACTGCAATTTGCAGCGTCTCGACGGGCCGGTGCGCGGCAACGGCAAGATTGTTCAGGAACTCGAGGCTTTCTTCCGAGGTGCGGGATGGAACGTCATCAAGCTAATCTGGGGTCGTGGATGGGATCCGCTGCTTGCCGCAGACAGCGAAGGCGCTCTGGTCTCCCTGATGAATGCCATCACGGACGGCGACTACCAGACTTTCAAAGCCAATAACGGCGCCTACGTGCGTGAACATTTCTTCGGGCGCGATGCCCGCACAGCTGCGATGGTGAAGGACTGGACCGATGACCAGATCTGGGCACTGACCCGTGGTGGCCACGACTTCCACAAGGTCTACGCCGCGTACAAGGCAGCGATCGAGTTCACTGGTGCGCCCACGGTCATCCTCGCCCACACGATCAAGGGCTATTTCTTGGGGCAACACTTCGCAGGTCGCAACGCCACGCACCAGATGAAGAAGATGGCCCTTGACGATCTCAAGGCGTTCCGCGACCGTGTGCATGTGCCGGTTTCTGACGCCGTGCTCGAGGCTGATCCCTACCGCCCGCCGTATGTGAGGCCTGGGGCGGAGGACCCGAGGATGCAGTACCTGCAGGAACGTCGCCGCGCGCTCGGCGGCTACGTGCCGGAGCGTCGTGGGGACCGCAAGTTCATCTCGCTGCCGGGGGACAAGGCATACGATTCCGTCCGCAAGGGCTCTGGCAAGCAGGAAGTGGCCACCACCATGGCCTTCGTACGTCTTCTCAAGGACCTGATGCGTGACAAGGCATTCGCGCCGCGTGTGGTGCCCATCATCCCCGACGAGGCTCGCACCTTTGGCATTGACGCTTTCTTCCCGACTATCAAGATCTACAACCCTGGTGGTCAGAAGTACACGCCCGTTGATGCAGACCTGTTCCTCAGCTATCGGGAGGCGACCAACGGACAGATCCTCCACACCGGCATCAATGAAGCAGGTTCGATGGCGGCCTTCACCGCCGCCGGGACCTCCTACGCCACTCACGGCGAGCCCATGGTTCCGATCTACGTGTTTTACTCGATGTTCGGTTTCCAGCGCACCGGCGATGCCATGTGGGCAGCCGGGGACCAGCTTGCGCGAGGTTTCGTGATCGGGGCTACCGCCGGTCGCACTACCCTGACTGGCGAGGGTACCCAGCACATGGATGGTCACTCGCCGATCCTGGCCTCCACGAACACCGCCTTCGCGGCCTATGATCCCGCCTACGGCTACGAGCTGGCGCATATCGTCCGCGACGGCCTGCGTCGGATGTACGGAGAGAAACCCGAGAACGTCATGTACTACCTCACCGTCTACAACGAGCCCTACGTGCAGCCCGCTGAGCCGGAGAACGTGGACGTCGAGGGCATTCTGAAAGGCATGTACCTGCTGCGTCCCGGTTCTTTCGAAGGGGTTGGTCAGGATGCCCGTCGCGCTCAGATTCTTGCCTCTGGCGTCGGTGTGCCGTGGGCGCTTGAAGCCCAGCAACTACTCAAGGATGACTACGGAGTGATCGCGGATGTCTGGTCCGTGACTTCCTGGGGCGAACTGCGTCGTGAAGGTCTCGCCCACGATAAGGCAAAGTTCAACGATCCATTCGGGGAACACGCTCCCACATGGGTCGAGTCGAAGTTGGCTGGAACGCAGGGCCCCATTGTCGCTGTGAGTGACTACATGCATGCCGTACCGGACCTGATCCGGCCTTGGGTGCCGCGCGAGTACACGACCTTGGGCGCGGATGGTTTCGGTTTCTCCGATACCCGGGCGGCTGCCCGCCGTCACTACAACATCGACGGTCCCTCCATCGCCGTTACAGTGTTGCAGCAACTGGCCTTGAAGGGTGAGGTGTCCCATGAATGGCCCCTGGAAGCCGCTCAGCGATACCGTCTCGATGACGTCACCGCTGGTACCTCCGGGAAGACCGGAGATGCCGAATGA
- a CDS encoding ABC transporter substrate-binding protein, with amino-acid sequence MFRLKERAVVVIVTIVSLFALVACSDGSPVEEPTNKPSQVPSECAAFAQYGNLRGRSINVYAPIVSPEDQSHIDSFAPFEECTGVKINYEGSREFETQLPTKIDADAPPDIAYFPQPGLLKSLIARFPGKIKEVQGQALANLDANYRSNWKEYGSVDGKVYAVPVGASVKSFVWYSPRAFMENGYQIPRTWEELITLTQRIAEGHPGAKPWCAGIQASNGTGWPATDWLEDMMLHTAGSEEYDMWVSHQIPFNDPHVVTALDQAGEVLKNETFVNGGLGSVKSIATTSFTAAGLPILDNTCFLHRQASFYQVNWPAETKIAEDGDVFAFLLPGKTDSKQPVLVGGEFAAAFNAREEVLAFQAYLTSPEFSNTKARVTGHGWISANKNLDPSVFSSPIDRLSYELLTDDSTVVHFDASDQMPDTVGTGTFWTGMTDWISLDKSSLDVLTEIENSWPKS; translated from the coding sequence ATGTTCCGATTGAAGGAACGGGCTGTTGTCGTCATCGTGACCATCGTCTCCCTGTTCGCCTTAGTCGCCTGCAGCGACGGTTCCCCGGTGGAAGAGCCCACGAACAAGCCCAGCCAGGTTCCGAGTGAGTGTGCCGCCTTCGCGCAGTACGGAAATCTCCGGGGCAGGTCGATCAACGTCTACGCCCCCATCGTTTCACCGGAAGATCAGTCCCACATCGATTCCTTCGCTCCCTTTGAGGAATGCACAGGAGTCAAGATCAACTACGAAGGATCCCGGGAATTCGAGACCCAGCTCCCAACCAAAATTGATGCCGACGCACCACCAGACATCGCCTATTTCCCACAACCCGGACTGCTGAAAAGTCTCATCGCCCGTTTCCCCGGCAAGATCAAGGAAGTACAGGGGCAGGCTCTAGCAAATCTTGACGCCAATTACCGGAGCAACTGGAAAGAGTACGGGTCCGTTGACGGCAAGGTCTACGCGGTTCCAGTTGGAGCAAGTGTAAAATCTTTCGTCTGGTATTCTCCTCGCGCTTTCATGGAGAACGGTTACCAAATTCCTCGGACATGGGAGGAACTGATCACATTGACTCAGAGGATCGCCGAGGGCCATCCGGGCGCAAAACCTTGGTGCGCTGGCATCCAGGCCAGCAACGGAACAGGATGGCCAGCCACCGACTGGCTCGAGGACATGATGCTGCACACCGCCGGCTCGGAAGAATATGACATGTGGGTGTCACACCAGATTCCATTCAACGATCCCCATGTAGTCACCGCTCTGGATCAGGCGGGAGAGGTTCTCAAGAATGAAACCTTCGTGAACGGCGGACTGGGAAGCGTAAAGTCCATCGCCACCACATCTTTCACAGCTGCCGGCTTGCCGATACTGGACAACACATGCTTTCTGCACCGTCAAGCTTCCTTTTATCAGGTAAACTGGCCCGCTGAAACAAAAATCGCAGAAGATGGCGACGTCTTTGCTTTTCTTTTGCCTGGAAAAACCGACTCGAAACAACCAGTTCTCGTTGGCGGAGAGTTCGCAGCAGCCTTTAACGCCCGTGAAGAGGTTCTCGCTTTTCAAGCATATTTGACCTCCCCAGAATTCAGCAACACGAAGGCACGGGTTACGGGACATGGATGGATCTCCGCAAACAAAAATCTCGATCCTTCTGTCTTCTCTTCGCCCATCGACAGACTCTCCTATGAGCTACTCACCGACGACAGCACCGTTGTCCACTTCGATGCGTCGGATCAGATGCCGGACACTGTCGGCACCGGAACTTTTTGGACCGGCATGACGGATTGGATCTCCCTGGACAAGTCCTCCCTCGACGTACTGACCGAGATCGAAAACTCCTGGCCGAAGAGCTGA
- a CDS encoding DUF3145 domain-containing protein, which yields MNACTATESLPGARGMIFIHSTPAALCPHLEWAIASVLGAGLSWQWTEQNAEPGSQRAELSWSGPTGSGARLASRLAEFARIRFEVTEEAKLGAEGTRYCYTPSLGPFAATVGVHGDILVPEDRIRHALDTASAKGMSVHQAMERLLGTEWDEELEQFRYGSEDAPIRWLHQVV from the coding sequence ATGAACGCTTGCACGGCCACCGAGAGCCTGCCCGGGGCGCGGGGGATGATCTTCATCCACTCCACCCCCGCTGCGCTGTGCCCTCATCTAGAATGGGCGATCGCCTCGGTGCTTGGTGCAGGACTCAGTTGGCAATGGACCGAGCAGAACGCTGAGCCCGGTTCCCAGCGGGCAGAGTTGTCGTGGTCCGGGCCAACTGGCTCGGGGGCGAGACTCGCATCCCGCCTCGCCGAGTTCGCCCGCATTCGCTTCGAGGTGACTGAGGAAGCCAAGCTTGGAGCTGAGGGAACCCGTTACTGTTACACCCCTTCGCTGGGCCCATTTGCCGCCACTGTTGGAGTGCACGGCGACATCCTGGTTCCCGAAGATCGCATCCGTCATGCCCTTGACACCGCATCAGCCAAGGGGATGAGCGTTCACCAAGCCATGGAACGTCTTCTCGGAACTGAATGGGATGAAGAACTCGAACAGTTCCGGTACGGCTCGGAGGATGCACCGATCCGCTGGCTCCACCAAGTTGTGTGA
- a CDS encoding PucR family transcriptional regulator, protein MTAQPARPGTLPATVSSARSRAAILKRLRAATATMNTATLTALEDRHTWFAELDAESRSWINVLAREGIDGFVSWVSGSIFSFESVFDSAPRALAGRISLRQTVDLVRTTTDVVEEQIQLLLPRADQQPLQLGIVHYSREIAFVAAAVYARAAEARGAWDSRMEATIVDAVVRAEADESVTSRASTLGWNSEAPTVVVIAGAPKNLRIDELRRASSRLCLDMLAAPQGERLVCIFAGEALTDPTQACELVTKLEPHFAPGPVVIGPLAEGLRGAPASARSAASGYRAARAWPEGPRTLLSNDLLPERALAGDGHARRTLARDLFGLLRGSKELLETCVGFLDAGSSMEATARAMFIHPNTVRYRLRRIQEVTGYNPTDAREAYVLRLAITLGRLQE, encoded by the coding sequence ATGACCGCTCAGCCCGCACGTCCAGGGACCCTTCCCGCCACAGTATCGTCAGCTCGCTCCCGGGCTGCCATCCTGAAACGACTACGTGCCGCCACGGCGACTATGAACACCGCCACCTTGACGGCTCTCGAGGACCGTCATACATGGTTCGCAGAACTTGATGCCGAGTCCCGTTCCTGGATCAACGTACTGGCCCGGGAGGGAATCGACGGTTTCGTGAGCTGGGTCAGCGGCTCTATCTTCTCCTTCGAATCGGTCTTCGACTCCGCGCCCCGCGCTCTTGCGGGCCGCATTTCCCTGAGACAGACAGTCGACCTGGTGCGCACCACCACCGATGTCGTGGAGGAACAGATCCAACTCCTGTTGCCGCGCGCGGACCAGCAGCCGCTGCAACTGGGGATAGTGCACTATTCCCGCGAAATCGCGTTCGTCGCGGCCGCGGTCTATGCCCGCGCCGCTGAGGCGCGAGGGGCATGGGACTCGCGCATGGAGGCGACGATCGTCGATGCGGTGGTTCGCGCCGAGGCCGATGAATCCGTCACATCCAGGGCCTCGACCCTCGGTTGGAATTCTGAAGCCCCGACGGTAGTGGTCATAGCAGGCGCCCCGAAAAACCTACGAATCGACGAGCTACGCAGAGCATCCTCACGGCTCTGCTTGGACATGCTTGCTGCTCCACAGGGAGAGCGTCTTGTGTGCATCTTCGCCGGTGAGGCTCTGACTGACCCTACCCAGGCTTGTGAGCTGGTAACCAAGCTCGAACCCCATTTCGCACCAGGTCCCGTGGTGATAGGCCCACTTGCCGAGGGGCTCCGCGGAGCCCCCGCATCCGCCAGGTCTGCGGCCTCCGGCTACCGGGCCGCCCGGGCCTGGCCAGAAGGACCCAGGACTTTGTTGTCGAACGACTTGCTTCCAGAACGGGCACTCGCAGGTGACGGACATGCCCGACGAACCCTGGCCCGCGATCTCTTCGGCCTCCTCAGGGGCTCCAAAGAGCTCTTGGAGACTTGCGTCGGTTTCCTCGACGCAGGGTCCTCGATGGAGGCCACCGCCCGGGCCATGTTCATCCATCCCAACACCGTCCGCTACCGCCTGCGACGCATCCAGGAAGTGACGGGGTACAACCCCACAGATGCACGCGAAGCCTACGTGTTGAGGCTGGCGATCACCTTGGGGCGCCTCCAGGAGTGA
- a CDS encoding acyl carrier protein: MASTEEIRTDLAEIVNDVAGVAAEDVQLDKSFVDDLGVDSLSMVEIIYACEDKFGVSIPDEDSKNLKTVGDAVAYIERAQA; the protein is encoded by the coding sequence ATGGCAAGTACTGAAGAGATCCGCACCGACCTCGCCGAAATCGTCAACGATGTGGCGGGGGTGGCCGCGGAGGATGTCCAGCTGGACAAGTCCTTCGTTGATGATCTGGGCGTCGACTCCCTTTCCATGGTGGAAATCATCTATGCGTGTGAGGACAAGTTCGGCGTTTCAATTCCCGACGAGGATTCCAAGAACCTGAAGACCGTGGGTGATGCGGTGGCCTACATCGAACGCGCCCAGGCCTGA
- a CDS encoding ACP S-malonyltransferase, with amino-acid sequence MLAIVAPGQGAQTPGFLTAWLDEPTFRTRLEWLSAVADIDLVAHGTTSDEETIRDTAVAQPLLVASALASAEQLSPTTTGLAGVVAGHSVGELAAAAMTGVVSVESAMVLVRERGRSMAEASAITPTSMTAVIGGDREEVLAAIEAVGLTPANNNGSGQIVAAGTMEQLAALADEAPHRARLRPLSVAGAFHTHHMTPAVARLKALAGAVPTEDPHTNLLSNADGEVVPSGREYLERLVKQVASPVRWDLCMETMSTLGVTGILELTPAGTLTGIAKRNLKGVERFNLNTPDQLDEARVFCATHSAKD; translated from the coding sequence GTGCTAGCTATCGTCGCGCCAGGTCAGGGCGCCCAGACCCCCGGATTTCTCACTGCTTGGTTGGATGAACCCACCTTCAGGACTCGCCTCGAATGGCTGAGTGCCGTCGCCGACATCGACCTCGTAGCCCATGGCACCACGTCGGATGAGGAGACCATTCGGGACACGGCGGTGGCACAGCCCCTGCTGGTCGCATCAGCGCTTGCCAGCGCCGAGCAGCTGAGCCCCACCACCACTGGACTCGCCGGCGTGGTCGCCGGGCATTCCGTGGGTGAACTTGCCGCCGCGGCTATGACAGGTGTGGTCTCTGTCGAATCCGCCATGGTGCTGGTCCGGGAACGTGGCCGCAGCATGGCCGAGGCCTCGGCAATCACACCTACGTCCATGACCGCCGTAATCGGCGGGGACCGGGAAGAGGTACTGGCAGCCATCGAGGCCGTGGGCCTGACCCCCGCCAACAACAATGGTTCTGGACAAATCGTTGCTGCCGGCACCATGGAACAGCTGGCCGCGCTGGCTGACGAAGCTCCTCACCGCGCACGCCTGAGGCCGCTCAGCGTCGCCGGCGCCTTCCACACCCATCACATGACTCCCGCCGTGGCCCGCTTGAAGGCACTTGCCGGCGCCGTGCCCACCGAGGACCCCCACACCAACCTTCTCAGCAATGCCGATGGAGAGGTCGTACCTTCGGGGCGCGAGTACTTGGAGCGCTTGGTCAAGCAGGTGGCAAGTCCGGTTCGCTGGGACCTGTGCATGGAGACCATGTCGACTCTCGGCGTCACCGGAATCCTCGAGCTCACTCCCGCGGGAACCCTGACGGGAATCGCAAAACGCAACCTCAAGGGAGTCGAGCGGTTCAACCTCAACACACCGGACCAGCTAGACGAGGCTCGCGTCTTCTGCGCAACCCACTCAGCCAAAGACTGA
- a CDS encoding DUF3052 domain-containing protein yields the protein MTAARGAELLGLEANMVVQELGWDEDTDSELRDEIMDAIDADMIEDAIEAVDVVVLWWREDDGDVVDGLVDAMKDLADTGFIWLLTPKVGRPGYVAPSDLAEGTATAGLSLTSSANVSPDWQAHKVVRPRGAARR from the coding sequence GTGACCGCCGCTCGGGGAGCAGAATTGCTCGGCTTGGAAGCCAACATGGTGGTTCAGGAGCTGGGGTGGGACGAGGACACCGATTCTGAGCTGCGTGACGAGATCATGGATGCCATTGACGCAGACATGATCGAGGACGCCATAGAAGCGGTGGACGTGGTCGTTCTCTGGTGGCGGGAAGACGACGGTGATGTGGTTGACGGCTTGGTGGATGCGATGAAGGATCTGGCGGACACGGGCTTCATCTGGCTGCTGACTCCGAAGGTCGGCAGGCCCGGGTATGTCGCTCCGAGTGATTTGGCCGAGGGAACCGCTACCGCAGGGTTGTCCTTGACCAGTTCTGCGAACGTATCGCCAGACTGGCAGGCGCACAAGGTGGTTCGTCCCCGGGGGGCCGCTCGTCGTTGA